One region of Sus scrofa isolate TJ Tabasco breed Duroc chromosome 3, Sscrofa11.1, whole genome shotgun sequence genomic DNA includes:
- the UBALD1 gene encoding UBA-like domain-containing protein 1, giving the protein MSVNMDELKHQVMINQFVLTAGCAADQAKQLLQAAHWQFETALSAFFQETNIPYSHHHHQMMCTPANTPATPPNFPDALTMFSRLKASESFHSGGSGSPMAATATSPPPHFPHAATGSFSAPGWPTAASPPGGPQHHPLQQPPLWTPAPASPASDWPPLVPQQAASDPRAHPAMEAER; this is encoded by the exons atGTCCGTGAACATGGACGAGCTCAAGCACCAGGTCATGATCAACCAGTTCGTGCTGACGGCGGGCTGCGCAGCCGACCAGGCGAAGCAGCTGCTGCAGGCGGCCCACTGGCAGTTTGAG ACAGCCCTCAGCGCCTTTTTCCAGGAGACCAACATCCCCTACAGCCACCACCATCATCAGATG ATGTGCACTCCCGCCAACACCCCCGCCACGCCCCCCAACTTCCCCGATGCCCTCACCATGTTCTCCCGTCTCAAGGCCTCCGAGAGCTTTCACAGCGGAGGCAGCGGCAGCCCCATGGCCGCCACGGCCACCTCGCCCCCGCCGCACTTCCCGCACGCCGCCACCGGCAGCTTCTCGGCGCCCGGCTGGCCAACGGCAGCCTCGCCCCCAGGGGGCCCACAGCACCACCCGCTGCAGCAGCCGCCCCTGTGGACTCCGGCACCCGCTTCCCCGGCGTCAGACTGGCCGCCCCTGGTGCCCCAACAGGCCGCCTCGGACCCCAGGGCCCACCCTGCCATGGAGGCCGAGAGATAA